The Streptomyces sp. CC0208 genome window below encodes:
- a CDS encoding serine/threonine-protein kinase, with the protein MQELRETDPRTIGPYQVLGRLGSGGMGEVYLAEARGGLRLAVKVVRAEHAEDRTFRARFRHEVRAAQTVGGAGTYTARVVDADTEAARPWMATEFVQGPNLRDAVLDRGPLPADTVRLLAAALAEALAAIHAKGLVHRDLKPSNILLAPDGPRVIDFGIVRALEGTALTRTGVVVGSVGYLSPEQIRNGAQVVPASDVFSLGAVLAYASGGREPFGEGQDSVVLLRILTGDVDLSAVPKEQLPLVEACLRDDPAARPTPAELVAAAGHSEASLREGLRPGWYSSGAEKEPETVHSGARWVPGHDSGERGSRVEYVAPMTVTDVPAATLVPPATAPPSRRRLLRAVAGGAGVVAAGGVGGWLWLRDAPDGSVKTGAGSPAGTPATGWQYKVQGLGGRRGPCAAVSPDGTRVYVGGADGALHGLDLDGRTVWRTRLGAEAMSPLTTADGVYCLLEDGQEGASKLCALGRGGKIRWTRSFAANSQFLVAAGRLVLVSYGDGSDAGGVRAYAPDGSVRWSTSTGPAPTGEPVVADGVVYVGTFGDRVHALDAKTGKRLWTTPAGADPGRPVPVGDVLLVGSGGEQSLHGISRTGKRLWDASNDKVYGGRYLTCVPFAGLAVTASDYELVALDPADGSTAWSFQFTDDGNQYSDPTVAGNTVYVRHGSTLYGLDRRGKQTWHRRVEGGASVGTQSPVVRGGRVYVATADGITVLALSS; encoded by the coding sequence GTGCAGGAGCTGCGCGAGACGGACCCGCGGACCATCGGGCCCTACCAGGTCCTGGGCAGACTCGGGTCCGGCGGCATGGGCGAGGTGTATCTCGCCGAGGCGCGCGGCGGACTGCGGCTGGCGGTGAAGGTCGTACGGGCCGAGCACGCCGAGGACCGCACCTTCCGCGCCCGGTTCCGGCACGAGGTGCGGGCCGCGCAGACCGTCGGCGGGGCGGGCACGTACACCGCGCGGGTCGTGGACGCGGACACCGAGGCCGCGCGGCCGTGGATGGCGACCGAGTTCGTGCAGGGCCCCAACCTGAGGGACGCGGTGCTCGACCGGGGACCGCTGCCCGCGGACACGGTACGGCTGCTGGCGGCCGCGCTCGCCGAGGCGCTCGCCGCGATCCACGCCAAGGGGCTGGTGCACCGGGACCTCAAGCCCTCCAACATCCTGCTCGCGCCGGACGGCCCCCGGGTCATCGACTTCGGGATCGTCCGGGCCCTGGAGGGCACCGCCCTGACCCGGACCGGCGTGGTCGTCGGGTCGGTCGGCTATCTCTCGCCCGAGCAGATCCGCAACGGCGCCCAGGTGGTGCCGGCCAGTGACGTCTTCTCCCTGGGCGCGGTCCTCGCCTACGCCTCCGGTGGCAGGGAACCCTTCGGCGAGGGCCAGGACTCGGTCGTCCTGCTGCGGATCCTGACCGGCGACGTCGACCTGTCCGCCGTACCCAAGGAACAGCTGCCGCTGGTGGAGGCCTGTCTGCGGGACGACCCCGCCGCGCGGCCGACGCCCGCCGAGCTGGTCGCGGCCGCGGGGCACAGCGAGGCGTCGCTGCGTGAGGGCCTGCGGCCGGGGTGGTACTCCTCCGGTGCCGAGAAGGAGCCCGAGACCGTTCACAGCGGCGCTCGTTGGGTTCCCGGGCACGACTCGGGGGAGCGCGGGAGCCGGGTCGAGTACGTGGCGCCCATGACCGTCACGGACGTCCCCGCGGCCACCCTGGTGCCACCCGCCACCGCACCGCCGTCCCGGCGCCGACTGCTGCGGGCCGTGGCGGGGGGCGCGGGGGTTGTGGCGGCCGGAGGCGTGGGCGGCTGGCTGTGGCTGCGCGACGCGCCGGACGGATCAGTGAAGACGGGGGCCGGGTCCCCGGCGGGCACACCCGCGACGGGCTGGCAGTACAAGGTCCAAGGGCTCGGCGGGCGGCGCGGTCCCTGCGCGGCCGTCTCGCCCGACGGCACCCGGGTGTACGTCGGCGGCGCGGACGGCGCGCTGCACGGGCTGGACCTGGACGGCCGGACCGTGTGGCGGACCCGGCTCGGTGCCGAGGCCATGTCCCCCCTCACCACCGCCGACGGCGTGTACTGCCTGCTGGAGGACGGCCAGGAGGGCGCCTCCAAGCTGTGCGCGCTCGGCCGGGGCGGCAAGATCCGCTGGACCAGGTCGTTCGCCGCGAACAGCCAGTTCCTGGTCGCCGCGGGCCGGCTGGTCCTGGTGTCCTACGGCGACGGATCGGACGCGGGCGGGGTGCGGGCCTACGCCCCCGACGGCAGCGTGCGCTGGTCCACGTCGACCGGCCCGGCGCCCACCGGCGAACCCGTGGTGGCGGACGGAGTGGTGTACGTCGGCACCTTCGGGGACCGGGTCCACGCCCTGGACGCGAAGACCGGCAAGCGGCTCTGGACGACCCCGGCCGGTGCCGACCCCGGGCGGCCCGTGCCGGTCGGCGACGTTCTGCTGGTCGGATCGGGCGGCGAACAGTCGCTGCACGGCATCTCCCGCACCGGCAAGCGGCTGTGGGACGCGAGCAACGACAAGGTGTACGGCGGGCGCTACCTCACCTGCGTGCCCTTCGCCGGCCTGGCCGTCACCGCGTCCGACTACGAACTGGTCGCCCTGGACCCCGCCGACGGATCGACGGCGTGGTCCTTCCAGTTCACCGACGACGGAAACCAGTACAGCGACCCCACGGTCGCCGGGAACACCGTCTACGTACGGCACGGCTCGACGCTCTACGGCCTCGACCGCAGGGGGAAGCAGACCTGGCACCGGCGCGTCGAGGGCGGCGCGTCCGTCGGAACCCAGTCCCCGGTGGTCAGGGGCGGCCGTGTCTATGTCGCGACCGCCGACGGCATCACCGTGCTCGCGCTGTCCTCCTAG
- a CDS encoding Lrp/AsnC ligand binding domain-containing protein — protein MITAIVLIKTSVDRIPEIAERIAALESVSEVFSVTGTYDLIAMVRVKRHEDLAEVIPGSISKIPGVEATDTHVAFRTYSQHDLEAAFAIGLDS, from the coding sequence GTGATCACCGCGATCGTCCTCATCAAGACCAGCGTGGACCGGATCCCCGAGATCGCGGAGCGGATCGCCGCGCTGGAGTCCGTGAGCGAGGTCTTCTCCGTGACGGGCACGTACGACCTGATCGCCATGGTCCGGGTCAAGCGGCACGAGGACCTCGCCGAGGTCATCCCCGGCAGCATCAGCAAGATCCCGGGCGTCGAGGCGACGGACACCCACGTGGCCTTCCGCACCTACTCGCAGCACGACCTGGAGGCCGCGTTCGCGATCGGCCTCGACAGCTAG
- a CDS encoding rhomboid family intramembrane serine protease, with protein MISNWRVTVGGAGRALWGPAPVTYGLIALCSLVFVIGPASGLDPAYGSGDAALAAQRAYFHRWGVVPAELFEGSPGAALTPATALFVHGSWVHLLGNMLFLYVFGVMTEERMGRVQFLLFYVGCGYLALLGYAAANAGSEQSLVGASGAISAVLGAFLFLFPGARVTSLLPFLFFLPLRFPAWVVLPFWAALQWLAAGRASDGPGVAYLAHLVGFGLGLVFAWVRFGRTTRVRAAPAPAPEGENQP; from the coding sequence ATGATCAGCAACTGGAGGGTGACAGTCGGTGGAGCAGGCAGGGCGCTGTGGGGGCCGGCTCCGGTCACCTACGGTCTGATCGCCCTGTGCTCTCTGGTCTTCGTGATCGGCCCCGCCTCGGGTCTCGACCCGGCCTACGGCTCCGGGGACGCGGCCCTGGCCGCCCAGCGGGCCTACTTCCACCGCTGGGGGGTGGTCCCCGCCGAGCTCTTCGAGGGCTCGCCGGGTGCCGCCCTCACCCCGGCCACCGCGCTGTTCGTGCACGGCAGCTGGGTGCATCTGCTGGGCAACATGCTCTTCCTCTACGTGTTCGGGGTGATGACCGAGGAACGGATGGGCCGGGTGCAGTTCCTCCTGTTCTACGTCGGCTGCGGCTACCTCGCCCTGCTGGGCTACGCGGCCGCCAACGCCGGCTCCGAGCAGTCCCTGGTAGGTGCCTCCGGGGCGATCTCGGCGGTCCTCGGCGCGTTTCTGTTCCTGTTCCCCGGGGCCCGGGTGACCAGTCTCCTGCCGTTCCTCTTCTTCCTGCCGCTGCGCTTTCCCGCCTGGGTGGTCCTCCCGTTCTGGGCGGCGCTGCAATGGCTCGCGGCGGGCCGGGCCTCCGACGGCCCCGGGGTGGCCTATCTGGCCCACCTGGTGGGCTTCGGCCTGGGCCTGGTCTTCGCCTGGGTGCGTTTCGGCCGTACGACTAGAGTGAGGGCCGCCCCAGCTCCGGCCCCCGAGGGAGAGAACCAGCCGTGA
- a CDS encoding NYN domain-containing protein, translated as MVETQGGEPGDGTAEVLDRPLPDGVRRRVVHIVSEGFGGLTVGELPVQLRQYARFAPNRRAKFAGNAMAAALETDPLFRQRIGEKFREVQPELSGALDSGAPPPAADPLDVAAAAYVLRPTGWVKLVTAAGEEAQRADAERADEENRAELERLREELAAARDQTRAETERLRTELESAKKEAESLHRKLRAALSDVKRGEAALRKLQAETDTVRAEEHARVSAAESESRRLKARLGEAEAALEATRRAAREGRSVEDMRVRLLLDTVLDAAQGLRRELALPPVSVRPAETVDAVEPGRMTPKDIAARALSENDPAILDQLLALPQAHLVVDGYNVTKTGYPQMPLEKQRLRLLGQLSQLAAQTGAEVTCVFDGAELAAPVLLAPPRGVRVLFSKAGVTADELIRQLVRAEPPGRPVIVASTDREVADGIAKAGARPVASAVLLKRLS; from the coding sequence ATGGTGGAGACACAAGGCGGGGAGCCGGGCGACGGCACCGCCGAGGTGCTCGACCGTCCGCTGCCCGACGGTGTGCGGCGCAGGGTCGTGCACATCGTCTCCGAGGGTTTCGGCGGGCTGACCGTCGGTGAACTGCCCGTACAGCTGAGGCAGTACGCGCGCTTCGCGCCGAACCGGCGGGCCAAGTTCGCGGGCAACGCGATGGCGGCCGCGCTGGAGACCGATCCGCTGTTCCGCCAGCGCATCGGGGAGAAGTTCAGAGAGGTCCAGCCGGAGCTGTCCGGCGCCCTCGACTCCGGTGCCCCGCCCCCGGCCGCGGACCCGCTCGATGTGGCGGCCGCGGCCTATGTTCTGCGGCCCACCGGCTGGGTCAAGCTGGTCACCGCGGCCGGCGAGGAGGCCCAGCGCGCCGACGCCGAGCGGGCCGACGAGGAGAACCGCGCCGAGCTGGAGCGGCTGCGCGAGGAACTCGCGGCCGCCCGCGACCAGACGCGCGCCGAGACCGAGCGGCTGCGTACCGAGCTGGAGTCCGCCAAGAAGGAAGCCGAATCGCTTCACCGGAAGCTGCGCGCGGCACTCAGTGACGTCAAGCGCGGCGAGGCGGCCCTGCGCAAGCTGCAGGCCGAGACGGACACCGTACGCGCCGAGGAGCACGCCCGGGTGTCCGCCGCCGAGAGCGAGTCCCGGCGTCTGAAGGCACGCCTCGGGGAGGCGGAGGCGGCTCTGGAGGCCACGCGCAGAGCGGCACGGGAGGGGCGCAGTGTCGAGGACATGCGCGTGCGTCTGCTTCTGGACACCGTTCTGGACGCGGCCCAGGGGCTGCGCCGGGAACTGGCTCTGCCGCCGGTCTCCGTACGGCCCGCCGAGACCGTGGACGCGGTCGAACCGGGCCGTATGACCCCGAAGGACATCGCCGCCCGGGCCCTGTCGGAGAACGACCCCGCCATCCTGGACCAGCTTCTCGCCCTGCCCCAGGCGCACTTGGTGGTCGACGGCTACAACGTCACCAAGACCGGCTATCCCCAGATGCCGCTGGAGAAGCAGCGCCTGAGGCTCCTCGGGCAGCTCTCCCAGCTCGCCGCGCAGACCGGGGCGGAAGTGACCTGCGTCTTCGACGGGGCCGAGCTCGCCGCGCCGGTGCTGCTCGCGCCGCCGCGCGGGGTGCGGGTGCTGTTCTCCAAGGCGGGCGTCACCGCCGACGAGTTGATCCGTCAGCTGGTGCGCGCCGAGCCGCCCGGGCGGCCGGTGATCGTCGCCTCGACGGACCGGGAGGTCGCCGACGGCATCGCCAAGGCGGGGGCGCGGCCGGTCGCTTCCGCGGTGCTTCTCAAGCGGCTGTCCTAA
- a CDS encoding C40 family peptidase, with protein MASHRRPKQPSRTRVTVLTTAAAAAVALSANAANAAPSEKPSKDEVKAKVDALYEQAEQATEKLNGAKEKQEKLQKEISTIQDNVARGQDDLNELRDSIGMAAAAQYRTGSIDSSLQLFLSSNPDDYLDKASTADQLSSQQVEALKKIQEKQRELAQDRAEASEKLKDLASTRTELAKQKKSVQGKLAEAQKLLNSLTAAEKAALAAADARASRSASERVDLGDAPASSARAQAAFNAAQTQLGKPYVYGATGTASYDCSGLTSWAYAQAGITIPRTSQAQANAGTRIYSMSDLKVGDLVIFYGDLHHVGLYAGNGQVIHAPRTGTVVRYESINNMPFQFGVRI; from the coding sequence GTGGCGTCCCACCGTCGACCCAAGCAGCCGAGCCGTACGCGCGTGACCGTGCTCACGACCGCAGCCGCTGCCGCCGTGGCCCTCAGTGCCAATGCCGCCAATGCCGCGCCGAGCGAGAAGCCGAGCAAGGACGAGGTCAAGGCGAAGGTCGACGCCCTGTACGAGCAGGCCGAGCAGGCCACCGAGAAGCTCAACGGCGCCAAGGAGAAGCAGGAGAAGCTCCAGAAGGAGATCTCCACCATCCAGGACAACGTGGCCCGCGGCCAGGACGACCTGAACGAACTCCGTGACTCCATAGGCATGGCGGCCGCCGCGCAGTACCGCACCGGCTCCATCGACTCCTCGCTCCAGCTCTTCCTGTCGTCGAACCCGGACGACTACCTGGACAAGGCGTCCACCGCGGACCAGCTCAGCTCCCAGCAGGTCGAGGCGCTGAAGAAGATCCAGGAGAAGCAGCGCGAGCTGGCCCAGGACCGCGCCGAGGCCTCCGAGAAGCTCAAGGACCTCGCGAGCACCCGCACCGAACTGGCCAAGCAGAAGAAGTCCGTTCAGGGCAAGCTCGCCGAGGCGCAGAAGCTCCTCAACTCGCTGACGGCCGCCGAGAAGGCCGCCCTCGCCGCCGCCGACGCCCGCGCCAGCCGCTCCGCCAGCGAGCGCGTGGACCTCGGTGACGCCCCCGCGTCCTCCGCCCGGGCCCAGGCGGCCTTCAACGCCGCCCAGACCCAGCTCGGCAAGCCGTACGTCTACGGTGCCACCGGCACCGCCTCCTACGACTGCTCGGGCCTCACCTCCTGGGCCTACGCGCAGGCCGGCATCACCATCCCGCGCACCTCCCAGGCCCAGGCCAACGCGGGCACGCGCATCTACAGCATGAGCGACCTCAAGGTCGGCGACCTGGTCATCTTCTACGGCGACCTGCATCACGTGGGCCTGTACGCGGGCAACGGCCAGGTCATCCACGCCCCGCGCACCGGCACGGTCGTGCGCTACGAGTCGATCAACAACATGCCGTTCCAGTTCGGCGTGCGGATCTGA
- a CDS encoding C40 family peptidase, producing MGSHRRLVQTSGFNRGAGAALCVLSAAAAALGAVPAVAAPSADTKAEVDRLYEQAEQATEAYNKADERAASLRGEVSTAQDTIARQQERINSMRERLGSLAGAQYRSGGLDPSLALLFSDDPDDYLDKAAVLDRINARQVSELKDLQEAMRELAQERSEAARKLSELEKSRKAVASHKRTVERKLARARRLLNSLPSDERAAYDRASRSGRSDMPDLSGAAAPSGRAAAAVAAAQSAIGKPYVWGANGPGAFDCSGLMQWSYAQAGVSLPRTSQAQRYAGRQVPLSQARPGDLVTYRGDASHVGMYVGNGQVVHAPYPGAPVRYDPVGMMPGATVTRP from the coding sequence GTGGGGTCCCATCGCCGCCTTGTCCAGACGTCCGGGTTCAACCGGGGCGCCGGTGCCGCACTGTGCGTGCTGTCCGCGGCGGCCGCCGCGCTCGGCGCCGTACCGGCCGTCGCCGCCCCGTCCGCCGACACCAAGGCCGAGGTGGACCGCCTCTACGAGCAGGCCGAGCAGGCCACCGAGGCCTACAACAAGGCCGACGAGCGCGCCGCCTCGTTGCGCGGGGAGGTCAGCACCGCGCAGGACACCATCGCCCGGCAGCAGGAGCGCATCAACTCCATGCGGGAGAGGCTCGGTTCGCTGGCCGGTGCCCAGTACCGCTCCGGCGGCCTCGACCCGTCCCTCGCGCTGCTGTTCTCCGACGACCCGGACGACTACCTCGACAAGGCCGCCGTCCTGGACCGCATCAACGCCCGTCAGGTGAGCGAGCTCAAGGACCTCCAGGAGGCCATGCGCGAACTCGCCCAGGAGCGCAGCGAGGCAGCCCGGAAACTCAGCGAACTGGAGAAGAGCCGCAAGGCCGTCGCCTCCCACAAGCGGACCGTCGAGAGGAAGCTCGCCCGAGCGCGCCGGCTGCTCAACTCCCTGCCGTCCGACGAGCGCGCCGCCTACGACCGGGCCTCCCGCTCCGGACGCTCCGACATGCCCGACCTCTCGGGTGCCGCGGCGCCCTCGGGCCGGGCGGCCGCCGCCGTGGCCGCCGCGCAGTCCGCGATCGGCAAGCCGTACGTGTGGGGCGCCAACGGGCCGGGCGCCTTCGACTGTTCGGGCCTGATGCAGTGGTCGTACGCCCAGGCCGGGGTCTCCCTCCCGCGCACCTCACAGGCCCAGCGCTACGCCGGCCGCCAGGTACCCCTCTCCCAGGCGCGGCCCGGCGACCTGGTCACCTACCGGGGCGACGCCAGCCATGTCGGCATGTACGTCGGCAACGGCCAGGTCGTGCACGCCCCGTACCCCGGGGCCCCGGTGCGCTACGACCCGGTGGGCATGATGCCGGGGGCGACGGTCACGCGCCCCTGA
- a CDS encoding PadR family transcriptional regulator codes for MLELSILGFLAEEPLHGYELKERIKALTGHVRPVSDGALYPAITRLVRAGLLDERAEPGTSAAPRRTLSLTEKGREDLLERLRHPKQAEISDQVRFNTVLAFLRHLPDRHEQAAVLRRRLEFLETPTSFFYDGGEPVSAEDADDLFRQGMLRVARATGRAERAWLAEAVEQLDQPS; via the coding sequence GTGCTGGAGCTGTCGATCCTCGGCTTCCTCGCCGAGGAGCCGCTGCACGGCTACGAGCTCAAGGAGCGCATCAAGGCGCTGACCGGCCATGTCCGCCCGGTCAGCGACGGGGCGCTCTACCCGGCGATCACCCGGCTCGTCAGGGCGGGTCTGCTCGACGAGCGCGCGGAGCCGGGGACGAGCGCCGCGCCACGCCGGACCCTGTCGCTCACCGAAAAGGGCCGCGAGGACCTCCTGGAGCGGCTGCGGCACCCGAAGCAGGCCGAGATCAGCGACCAGGTCCGCTTCAACACCGTCCTCGCGTTCCTGCGGCACCTGCCGGACCGGCACGAGCAGGCGGCCGTGCTGCGGCGGCGGCTGGAGTTCCTGGAGACACCGACGAGCTTCTTCTACGACGGCGGCGAACCGGTGAGTGCGGAGGACGCGGACGACCTGTTCCGGCAGGGCATGCTGCGGGTGGCGCGGGCGACGGGCCGGGCCGAGCGGGCGTGGCTGGCGGAAGCCGTCGAGCAGTTGGATCAGCCGAGCTGA
- a CDS encoding MATE family efflux transporter, with the protein MNSHRKQLVALAHPVYLGLLASVAAGIINTVWVSRLGGSAVAAVAVATNTENVLLGVALVFGSGTTVLVAHARGARDPSGVRAAVRGGLALWALVTPVVAVGGFLLREPLARLVLDGGPAVSLATAYFAISLPGIAVFFAQQLVDGVLKGAGDTRTPMRLALLANGLILVCDPFLIQAYGVRGAAASTVLCRAVALGAGLLALRRNLLLRSCAGAPAGVRLRATLTTGLPMAADFTVRQGGALVLVAIVARLGVTAVAAYSIAYKVMYVATMASYAVRQAASIHTAHLRGAGRDARRAVGREAVLVSGAVGLAAAVLLLVTAPWIMAAFGAGSEVARDGVLFLRCVGPYLLLMACFIALGGVFEGSGGAPALLRVTLLGTAVQLALAYACTGLGLPGVCLALALAMALQCGIVLLLFRRAGTRVEGEAEAARAGAVA; encoded by the coding sequence GTGAACAGCCATCGCAAGCAGCTCGTCGCGCTCGCCCACCCCGTCTATCTCGGCCTCCTGGCCTCCGTGGCCGCCGGGATCATCAACACCGTGTGGGTCTCCCGGCTCGGCGGCTCCGCCGTCGCCGCCGTGGCCGTGGCGACCAACACCGAGAACGTGCTGCTGGGCGTCGCGCTCGTCTTCGGCTCCGGTACGACCGTGCTGGTGGCGCACGCCCGGGGCGCGCGGGATCCCAGTGGGGTGCGGGCGGCCGTGCGCGGCGGCCTGGCGCTGTGGGCGCTGGTCACGCCGGTGGTCGCCGTGGGCGGCTTCCTGCTCCGCGAGCCGCTGGCCCGGCTGGTGCTCGACGGCGGCCCGGCCGTGTCCCTGGCCACCGCCTACTTCGCGATCTCCCTGCCGGGCATCGCCGTCTTCTTCGCCCAGCAGCTCGTCGACGGCGTCCTCAAGGGCGCCGGAGACACCCGGACACCCATGCGGCTCGCCCTCCTCGCGAACGGGCTGATCCTGGTGTGCGACCCCTTCCTGATCCAGGCGTACGGCGTCCGGGGCGCCGCCGCCTCGACCGTGCTGTGCCGGGCGGTGGCCCTCGGGGCCGGGCTGCTCGCCCTGCGCCGCAACCTGCTGCTGCGGTCCTGTGCGGGGGCTCCGGCCGGCGTCCGTCTGCGCGCGACGCTGACCACCGGGCTGCCCATGGCCGCCGACTTCACCGTGCGGCAGGGCGGGGCGCTCGTCCTCGTCGCGATCGTGGCGCGGCTCGGGGTGACGGCGGTGGCCGCGTACTCCATCGCCTACAAGGTCATGTACGTGGCGACCATGGCCTCCTACGCGGTGCGGCAGGCCGCCTCGATCCACACCGCGCACCTGCGGGGCGCCGGGCGGGACGCGCGGCGGGCGGTCGGACGGGAGGCGGTACTGGTCTCCGGGGCGGTGGGGCTCGCGGCGGCCGTGCTGCTTCTCGTGACCGCCCCCTGGATCATGGCCGCGTTCGGCGCGGGATCCGAGGTCGCCCGCGACGGGGTGTTGTTCCTGCGCTGCGTGGGCCCCTATCTGCTGCTGATGGCCTGCTTCATCGCGCTCGGCGGGGTCTTCGAGGGCAGTGGGGGAGCACCGGCGCTGCTGAGGGTGACGCTGCTCGGCACGGCGGTCCAGCTGGCGCTGGCGTACGCCTGCACGGGCCTGGGCCTGCCCGGCGTGTGTCTGGCACTCGCACTGGCCATGGCACTGCAGTGCGGGATCGTGCTGCTCCTGTTCCGGCGGGCGGGTACGCGGGTTGAGGGGGAGGCGGAGGCCGCGCGGGCCGGGGCGGTGGCCTGA
- a CDS encoding glycosyltransferase 87 family protein encodes METKAGRRSLTGLLLTWGVTRLLLLLWVYKVYVFPGPDVTSDVSVIYQGWYDVLRTGTFPQSDVTWQYPPAAALAILSPALLPFLEYTQAFFLLAFAADLAVLLLLLYAGLRDGRRLRGAWVWVAGVPLLGPTVYSRYDVMVTAVAVAAVLAAARHPKVAGALVGFGAMLKVWPALILVGIRRRSVWASAAVTVAVVAGVFSVAMPGAFAFLTFQRERGTEVESLGSLVFHIARHHGWNGSVLLNYGSVEFLGPWVTAVSTAALALTGMAFGLLLLWRLTATRFETHTAADAALVAVLMFTTTSRVISPQYMVWLVGLAAACLCFRASRMGVPAALVLVACFVTVLEFPIWFADVVGSTPRGIGLLLVRNGLLVLATVIGMRELWQATVPKHTPPPPAPDQTPTPARETSTSP; translated from the coding sequence GTGGAGACGAAGGCCGGGCGGCGATCCCTGACCGGACTGCTGCTGACCTGGGGCGTGACCAGGCTGCTGCTCCTGCTGTGGGTCTACAAGGTGTACGTCTTCCCGGGCCCGGACGTCACCAGTGACGTGTCGGTCATCTACCAGGGCTGGTACGACGTCCTGCGCACCGGAACGTTCCCGCAGTCCGACGTGACCTGGCAGTATCCGCCGGCCGCGGCACTCGCGATCCTCTCCCCCGCGCTGCTGCCCTTCCTGGAGTACACGCAGGCCTTCTTCCTCCTCGCCTTCGCCGCCGACCTGGCCGTCCTCCTCCTGCTGCTGTACGCGGGCCTGCGGGACGGCCGGCGGCTGCGGGGGGCCTGGGTCTGGGTGGCGGGCGTACCTCTGCTCGGACCGACCGTCTACTCCCGCTACGACGTGATGGTGACCGCGGTGGCGGTCGCCGCGGTTCTCGCGGCCGCCCGGCATCCGAAGGTGGCGGGGGCGCTGGTGGGCTTCGGGGCCATGCTGAAGGTGTGGCCGGCGCTGATCCTGGTCGGCATCCGCAGGCGGAGCGTCTGGGCCTCGGCGGCGGTGACCGTCGCGGTGGTCGCCGGAGTCTTCTCGGTGGCGATGCCGGGGGCCTTCGCCTTTCTGACCTTCCAGCGGGAGCGGGGCACCGAGGTGGAGTCCCTGGGCTCCCTGGTCTTCCACATCGCCCGCCATCACGGCTGGAACGGCTCGGTCCTGCTCAACTACGGCTCGGTCGAGTTCCTCGGCCCCTGGGTGACCGCCGTCAGCACGGCCGCGCTCGCGCTGACCGGGATGGCCTTCGGTCTGCTGCTGCTGTGGCGGCTGACGGCGACCCGGTTCGAGACGCACACGGCGGCCGACGCGGCGCTGGTGGCGGTGCTGATGTTCACCACCACCAGCCGGGTGATAAGCCCGCAGTACATGGTGTGGCTGGTCGGCCTCGCGGCGGCCTGTCTGTGCTTCCGCGCGAGCCGGATGGGCGTCCCCGCCGCCCTGGTGCTGGTGGCGTGCTTCGTGACGGTCCTGGAGTTCCCGATCTGGTTCGCGGACGTCGTGGGCAGCACCCCGCGCGGCATCGGCCTCCTCCTCGTGCGCAACGGCCTGCTGGTCCTCGCCACGGTCATCGGCATGCGCGAGCTGTGGCAGGCCACGGTCCCCAAACACACCCCGCCACCCCCGGCCCCGGACCAGACCCCCACCCCGGCCCGGGAAACCTCGACCTCCCCCTGA
- a CDS encoding glycosyltransferase family 4 protein, translating to MHKTLIVTNDFPPRPGGIQAFLHNMALRLDPERLVVYASTWKRSREGVEATAAFDAEQPFTVVRDSTTMLLPTPGVTRRTVGLLREHGCTSVWFGAAAPLGLMAPALRRAGAERLVATTHGHEAGWAQLPAARQLLGRIGESTDTITYLGEYTRSRIAGALSPKAAARMVQLPPGVDEKTFHPGSGGDAVRARLGLTDRPVVVCVSRLVPRKGQDTLILAMPRILAAEPDAVLLIVGGGPYEKELRRLAHETGVAASVRFTGAVPWTELPAHYGAGDVFAMPCRTRRGGLDVEGLGIVYLEASATGLPVVAGDSGGAPDAVLDGETGWVVRGGSPEEAAERITVLLGDAELRRHMGERGREWVEEKWRWDLLAEKLKTLL from the coding sequence ATGCACAAGACCCTGATCGTGACGAACGACTTCCCGCCCCGCCCCGGGGGCATCCAGGCGTTCCTGCACAACATGGCGCTGCGGCTCGACCCCGAGCGCCTGGTCGTCTACGCCTCCACGTGGAAGCGCAGCCGGGAGGGCGTCGAGGCGACCGCCGCCTTCGACGCGGAGCAGCCCTTCACCGTCGTACGGGATTCCACGACCATGCTGCTGCCGACGCCCGGGGTGACCCGCAGGACCGTCGGGCTGCTGCGTGAGCACGGCTGTACGTCGGTGTGGTTCGGGGCGGCCGCGCCGCTCGGGCTCATGGCTCCGGCGCTCAGGAGGGCCGGGGCGGAGCGGCTGGTGGCGACGACCCACGGGCACGAGGCCGGGTGGGCCCAACTGCCCGCCGCGCGGCAGCTGTTGGGCCGGATCGGGGAGTCCACTGACACCATCACCTACCTCGGCGAGTACACGCGGTCGCGGATCGCCGGTGCGCTGAGCCCGAAGGCCGCCGCACGGATGGTGCAGCTGCCGCCGGGGGTCGACGAGAAGACCTTCCATCCCGGGTCGGGCGGCGACGCCGTGCGGGCGCGGCTGGGACTGACGGACCGGCCGGTGGTCGTGTGCGTCTCGCGGCTGGTGCCGCGCAAGGGGCAGGACACCCTCATCCTCGCCATGCCCCGGATCCTGGCCGCGGAGCCCGACGCCGTGCTGCTGATCGTCGGGGGCGGCCCGTACGAGAAGGAGCTGCGCAGGCTCGCGCACGAGACGGGGGTCGCCGCCTCCGTCCGTTTCACCGGAGCCGTGCCCTGGACCGAGCTGCCCGCGCACTACGGCGCCGGGGACGTCTTCGCGATGCCGTGCCGGACCCGCCGGGGCGGGCTCGACGTGGAGGGGCTGGGGATCGTCTACCTGGAGGCCTCCGCGACCGGACTGCCCGTCGTCGCCGGGGACTCGGGCGGCGCCCCGGACGCCGTGCTCGACGGCGAGACCGGCTGGGTGGTGCGGGGCGGCTCCCCCGAGGAGGCCGCCGAACGGATCACCGTCCTGCTCGGCGACGCGGAACTGCGGAGGCACATGGGGGAGCGGGGACGCGAGTGGGTCGAGGAGAAGTGGCGATGGGATTTGTTGGCGGAAAAGTTGAAGACACTGCTATAG